From one Eucalyptus grandis isolate ANBG69807.140 chromosome 9, ASM1654582v1, whole genome shotgun sequence genomic stretch:
- the LOC104419244 gene encoding polygalacturonase At1g48100 isoform X2 translates to MTKINLKNDASLLLIAIFILSASLGTCYGREGKRWRHSEAHPLKKGEGHRDGHQHHHQHHRRLSPKVMGDGYTVPHETMTSLAGSSGSTTTFNVLDYGAKGDGHADDTKAFEAAWAAACPVAASTLVVPSGSVFMVKPISFSGPNCKPGIVFQLDGKIIAPTSSQAWGSGLLQWIEFTKLTTIKIQGKGIIDGQGSVWWNDSPTVNPTDELDSISSTAQSPTNSSKDMISTNLSGMPSTKPTALRFYGSTDVTVNGITLQNSPQAHLKFDSCTDVQVFGVTITSPGNSPNTDGIHLQNSQNMLIYSTNIACGDDCVSIQTGCSNVYIHNVNCGPGHGISIGGLGKDNTKACVSNITVRDTTITGTLTGVRIKTWQQGKIDN, encoded by the exons ATGACTAAGATCAATCTGAAGAATGACGCCTCCCTTCTTCTCATTGCCATTTTCATTTTGAGTGCAAGTTTGGGGACTTGCTATGGCAGAGAAGGCAAGCGTTGGAGGCACAGCGAAGCTCACCCACTGAAAAAGGGAGAAGGTCATCGAGATGGACACCAACACCACCATCAACATCACCGCCGCCTTTCGCCGAAGGTGATGGGAGACGGGTACACTGTTCCTCATGAGACTATGACAAGTTTAGCAGGAAGTTCAGGGAGTACTACCACCTTTAATGTGCTGGACTATGGGGCTAAAGGTGATGGACATGCTGATGATACAAAG GCATTTGAAGCAGCTTGGGCAGCAGCATGTCCAGTGGCGGCATCAACGCTGGTGGTCCCATCTGGGTCCGTGTTTATGGTTAAACCAATCTCTTTTTCAGGGCCTAATTGCAAACCGGGCATTGTGTTTCAG TTAGATGGCAAGATTATTGCTCCAACAAGCTCTCAGGCTTGGGGATCAGGTCTCCTCCAATGGATTGAATTCACAAAGCTTACAACGATCAAAATTCAGGGAAAGGGCATCATAGATGGACAAGGCTCGGTGTGGTGGAATGATTCACCCACTGTTAATCCAACAGACGAGTTGGATTCGATCTCCTCCACAGCCCAAAGTCCAACAAATAGCTCCAAGGATATG ATAAGTACTAATCTAAGTGGAATGCCAAGCACCAAGCCCACG GCACTTAGGTTCTATGGAAGCACTGATGTAACAGTCAATGGGATAACCTTACAGAACAGCCCTCAGGCCCACCTGAAGTTCGACTCTTGCACAGATGTCCAGGTTTTTGGTGTTACTATAACTTCCCCTGGAAACAGCCCCAACACTGATGGAATCCATCTACAGAATTCCCAaaatatgctaatttacagCACAAATATTGCTTGTG gagATGACTGTGTATCGATACAGACTGGATGCTCCAATGTGTACATACACAATGTAAATTGCGGACCAGGACATGGTATCAGTATCGGAGGACTAGGAAAGGACAACACTAAAGCTTGTGTCTCGAACATCACCGTCCGAGACACAACAATTACTGGAACATTAACTGGAGTCAGGATAAAGACATGGCAG Caaggaaaaattgataattga
- the LOC104419244 gene encoding polygalacturonase At1g48100 isoform X1 translates to MTKINLKNDASLLLIAIFILSASLGTCYGREGKRWRHSEAHPLKKGEGHRDGHQHHHQHHRRLSPKVMGDGYTVPHETMTSLAGSSGSTTTFNVLDYGAKGDGHADDTKAFEAAWAAACPVAASTLVVPSGSVFMVKPISFSGPNCKPGIVFQLDGKIIAPTSSQAWGSGLLQWIEFTKLTTIKIQGKGIIDGQGSVWWNDSPTVNPTDELDSISSTAQSPTNSSKDMISTNLSGMPSTKPTALRFYGSTDVTVNGITLQNSPQAHLKFDSCTDVQVFGVTITSPGNSPNTDGIHLQNSQNMLIYSTNIACGDDCVSIQTGCSNVYIHNVNCGPGHGISIGGLGKDNTKACVSNITVRDTTITGTLTGVRIKTWQGGSGSAQDIMFSNIQVSEVQTPIVIDQFYCDKGKCQNETAAVAVSGINYMNIKGTYTVQPVHFACSDSLPCIGVSLTTIQLKPVQGSHWYDPFCWETYGELKTATEPPISCLQKGKPSKLPSQLVSC, encoded by the exons ATGACTAAGATCAATCTGAAGAATGACGCCTCCCTTCTTCTCATTGCCATTTTCATTTTGAGTGCAAGTTTGGGGACTTGCTATGGCAGAGAAGGCAAGCGTTGGAGGCACAGCGAAGCTCACCCACTGAAAAAGGGAGAAGGTCATCGAGATGGACACCAACACCACCATCAACATCACCGCCGCCTTTCGCCGAAGGTGATGGGAGACGGGTACACTGTTCCTCATGAGACTATGACAAGTTTAGCAGGAAGTTCAGGGAGTACTACCACCTTTAATGTGCTGGACTATGGGGCTAAAGGTGATGGACATGCTGATGATACAAAG GCATTTGAAGCAGCTTGGGCAGCAGCATGTCCAGTGGCGGCATCAACGCTGGTGGTCCCATCTGGGTCCGTGTTTATGGTTAAACCAATCTCTTTTTCAGGGCCTAATTGCAAACCGGGCATTGTGTTTCAG TTAGATGGCAAGATTATTGCTCCAACAAGCTCTCAGGCTTGGGGATCAGGTCTCCTCCAATGGATTGAATTCACAAAGCTTACAACGATCAAAATTCAGGGAAAGGGCATCATAGATGGACAAGGCTCGGTGTGGTGGAATGATTCACCCACTGTTAATCCAACAGACGAGTTGGATTCGATCTCCTCCACAGCCCAAAGTCCAACAAATAGCTCCAAGGATATG ATAAGTACTAATCTAAGTGGAATGCCAAGCACCAAGCCCACG GCACTTAGGTTCTATGGAAGCACTGATGTAACAGTCAATGGGATAACCTTACAGAACAGCCCTCAGGCCCACCTGAAGTTCGACTCTTGCACAGATGTCCAGGTTTTTGGTGTTACTATAACTTCCCCTGGAAACAGCCCCAACACTGATGGAATCCATCTACAGAATTCCCAaaatatgctaatttacagCACAAATATTGCTTGTG gagATGACTGTGTATCGATACAGACTGGATGCTCCAATGTGTACATACACAATGTAAATTGCGGACCAGGACATGGTATCAGTATCGGAGGACTAGGAAAGGACAACACTAAAGCTTGTGTCTCGAACATCACCGTCCGAGACACAACAATTACTGGAACATTAACTGGAGTCAGGATAAAGACATGGCAG GGAGGATCAGGATCTGCACAAGATATCATGTTCTCAAACATCCAAGTATCAGAGGTTCAAACTCCTATTGTGATTGACCAGTTCTACTGTGACAAAGGAAAATGCCAGAATGAAACAGCAGCCGTGGCAGTTTCAGGCATAAACTACATGAACATAAAAGGAACTTACACAGTGCAACCTGTACATTTTGCCTGCAGTGACAGCTTGCCTTGCATTGGTGTGTCCCTTACAACCATACAGTTGAAACCGGTTCAAGGCAGCCACTGGTATGACCCCTTTTGCTGGGAGACATATGGTGAGTTGAAAACTGCCACAGAACCTCCAATCAGCTGCTTACAGAAAGGAAAGCCATCAAAGTTGCCGTCTCAGCTTGTTTCATGCTGA
- the LOC104419245 gene encoding peptide deformylase 1B, chloroplastic/mitochondrial, with product MASAVRLHLSSLLISHSLLPRLSLSLRLLPPPPSAAGRPRRFSSALPSAPSAARRASPSPPLRAQAKRGFSSKDDDFASADDLQFEAPLKIVEYPDPGLRAKNKRIGTFDDNLKKLADEMFDVMYKTDGIGLSAPQVGINVQLMVFNPIGERGEGEEIVLVNPRIIKYSKKMVSFNEGCLSFPGIYADVQRPEAVKIDSLDISGARFTVSLSGLPARVFQHEFDHLQGIVFSDRMTEQVLDTIRAELEALEKKYEQRTGLPSPERIETRRRRVAVGFGKS from the exons ATGGCTTCCGCCGTTCGCCTCCACTTATCTTCCCTCCTCATCTCCCACTCTCTCCTACCTCGCCTCAGCCTCAGCCTCcgtctcctccctcctcctccgtctGCCGCCGGCCGGCCCCGCCGCTTCTCCTCGGCACTCCCGTCCGCTCCCTCCGCCGCCCGGcgcgcctcgccgtcgccgcccctTCGCGCGCAGGCCAAGCGGGGCTTCTCGTCCAAGGACGACGACTTCGCCTCCG CTGATGATCTTCAATTCGAGGCTCCGCTTAAGATAGTGGAGTATCCGGACCCCGGGCTGAGGGCGAAGAACAAGCGGATCGGGACGTTCGACGACAATTTGAAGAAGTTAGCCGACGAGATGTTCGATGTGATGTACAA GACTGACGGTATTGGACTCTCGGCACCCCAAGTGGGGATTAATGTCCAGCTCATGGTGTTCAATCCCATTGGTGAACgcggggagggagaggagatTGTTCTTGTGAATCCAAGAATTATTAAATATTCCAAAAAGATGGTGTCCTTCAACGAAGGTTGCCTCTCATTCCCTGGTATTTATGCTGACGTGCAG AGACCAGAAGCTGTGAAGATTGATTCTCTGGATATAAGTGGTGCAAGGTTTACTGTCAGTTTATCTGGTCTTCCTGCAAGAGTTTTCCAGCATGAATTTGACCATTTGCAA GGGATTGTCTTCTCTGATAGAATGACTGAACAAGTTCTAGACACTATACGTGCAGAGCTGGAG GCCTTGGAGAAGAAGTATGAGCAGAGGACAGGATTGCCCAGTCCTGAGCGGATAGAGACACGTAGAAGGAGGGTAGCTGTTGGTTTTGGCAAGTCATGA
- the LOC104419246 gene encoding ADP-ribosylation factor 1 produces MGLTFTKLFSRLFAKKEMRILMVGLDAAGKTTILYKLKLGEIVTTIPTIGFNVETVEYKNISFTVWDVGGQDKIRPLWRHYFQNTQGLIFVVDSNDRDRVVEARDELHRMLNEDELRDAVLLVFANKQDLPNAMNAAEITDKLGLHSLRQRHWYIQSTCATSGEGLYEGLDWLSNNIASKA; encoded by the exons ATGGGGCTCACGTTCACGAAGCTCTTTAGCCGGCTCTTCGCCAAGAAGGAGATGAGGATTCTGATGGTGGGTCTCGATGCCGCTGGTAAGACCACCATCTTGTACAAGCTCAAGCTCGGAGAAATCGTCACCACGATCCCCACTATTG GATTTAATGTAGAGACAGTCGAATACAAGAACATCAGCTTCACAGTTTGGGATGTCGGGGGTCAGGACAAG ATTCGTCCATTGTGGAGGCACTACTTCCAGAACACACAAGGTTTAATTTTCGTTGTGGATAGCAATGATAGGGATCGAGTTGTTGAGGCGAGAGATGAGTTGCATAGAATGCTGAATGAG GATGAGCTGAGAGATGCCGTTTTGCTTGTGTTTGCGAACAAACAAGATCTTCCTAATGCAATGAATGCAGCTGAAATAACTGACAAGCTTGGTCTTCACTCTCTCCGTCAACGCCATTG GTACATCCAGAGCACCTGTGCAACATCTGGAGAAGGACTTTACGAGGGTCTGGATTGGCTTTCCAACAATATTGCCAGCAAG GCTTGA